The segment GACAAAAGCAAAGGCCGAGCTTGCGTGAGCGCCCGGCCTTGCTTGTCTTAGTCCTGATGCTTTGCTTTTTTGCCTAACCACAGCACTTCAGGGTTTACCTTGTTGGCATAGTGATGCTTATAATCCTCCACCGTACGGAATTTCAAAATATAATTCCACTTGGAATGCACGTTATGACACAAGCCCCAACGGATTCCCTCCAGCGGCCCCCGGTCCGTTTCGTCTGTGCGGTAAGGTCCTGCTGCCTCCGGCGGATTCTTGATTACGGCCTCAATCTCGAAGTTAATGCCGTCATGCGCATATTGAATCGTGTTCTTCTCCGGTCCATCTGTAGAGAGCAGGCCAGCCATACCTCCCCGGTAATGCCAGAGCAGGGTTTCATGGCCGCTGTTCGTTACCGGGTTGTACTCTGATTTCACATAAGGCCCCTCCGGATGGTCTGCAATCGCGACACCCCACTTGGTCGTGCGTCCGCCGAAGGTCATTTCTTCCCCCTTCTGCTCCCCCTTGTAGTACAGCCAGAACTGATGGTTGTAATGGAACAGCACCGGGTCATGCACCTTCAAACTGTCGAAATCGCCCTTATGCTTCACCGTCAGACGATTGTCGTCATCTCCGAACCATTCACCGTTCATGGCCGGGCGCAGGATCGGCGCATCCAGCTTCCGCCATGGTCCTTCCGGCGACTCTGCCACCGCCATTGCGATATTCTCGTATTTGCGGAGCAAATACTGACCCTCGATTACTTGATACACGAGATAGAATTTGTCCCCGTGATGCAAAATTTCCGGCGTAAACACGCTGCGGTCATCAAAGGAGCCCTTCGGTCCGCGTCCAACGGCCAGTCCCTGTTCCTTCCAATGGGTTCCGTCCGGGGAGACAGCATACCAGACCTCAGACTGATCCCATGGAAACACCTTCGCCTCCGGATCTCCGGTCCCGAAGCCGACCGCTTCGCCTACGGATCTGGTATACCAGACATAGTACTGATCCTGAACCTTGATTACACTGCTGGGGTCTCTCCGGTGAACTCCTTCCTCGTATTCCAGACCGGTGATAGGCTCATACGCAAAATCACAAAACCAGTCCGCATTTTTGGTATATTGCCGGGCTCTAATCGTTGCAGCGCTTTCTTTTTTCATGATTTCTGGCTCCTCTGCTTATTAACGAAACGTTTTACCAATAAAATTTATTAAAATCAATTTTATTGGAATTAGTTTCGTTTTTATAGTTAAGTAAATTATACTCTGAGAGCCCTTCGCCGTCAATCGCGATCTATTCCATCCCCAAGAAACAAGCCACATAAAAAACCGCTCTTCCTTAGAACGGAAGTCACTAAGCCACCATCTAATCAAGAGCGGTTTCATTTGTTCATTACATGCCTTTCTTATATACAATCGGGTTCAGCTTGCTTGCCGCCAGATCCCCTGGCGACAGCTCTGGCAGCCAGCGCTTCAGATCAGACTTACGGGCATTGGAATCCGGCTCCAGTACCTTGGCATCATCGGCATAGTAAATGATCGTCATCACTTCTCTCATCGTGCTTGTCGGATTACCCGGTGCGCTGTGCAGTGTCCAGCCATAATGCCAGGTCGCATCTCCTGCTTCCAGTGCGCCGTAGTTCTCGACCTCCAGCCCTTTTGCCTCAATGTACTGACCCAGTGTCTTCTGGGACTCATCAGAAATAGCAAGCTTGCTAATATATCCATACTTATGAGAGCCGCTGGCAAAATTCATGGAGCCTACATCCTGAGATACCGGTACAAGCGGCATCCACATGGTCACAAAATTATCGGTATCCACCGGCCAGTATATCTGGTCCTGATGCCAAGGTGTAATGCCCCCGCCCGGCTCCTTGAACAGGGCCTGGTCATGATATATCCGTACGCCATCCACACCGAGCAGGTCGGCTGCGATCTTCGCAAACCGGCGGGCAAACACAAAGCGCTGAATCTCCGCTGATTTCTCCCAAATATTCGAAATCTGAATGAAGGCTTTGCCGTACGTATCCCGCTCTTCCACGGGCTTGTCGTGGTAGTTCAGCTCCTTCACTTTTTCACCAATCAACTCTCTATATACAGCGACTTCCTCTTGGCTTGCCACACCCGTCAGCTTCAGATGTCCCTTCTCTTGAAATTGCTTAATTTGTTCTTGACTCAGGGAATATTCGCTGGACAGCTCTGGAAGATTACTCAAATCCGACATCCTTCTCATCTCCTTCATAAATGATTTAACTCTTGATAATCCTTATGTTATCATGGTTTTAAACCACTGTATTTGAACAATCGAGGCTAGATATTGGACATTACCGACTTATACATCTTAGGAGGCGATCTCATTTGCAAGCGCCCATGTTACCCCCGTTGAATCCTGTTGTGCACTGGGCACAGCAGCATCGTCAAGCCAAGGAACGAGTCATACAGCGGCGAATCCGCGATTTTGAAATATTGCTGCTGGAGCACGGAGAGGTGGAGGTTGAAATACAAGGAAGAGAGCCCTTTCTCGTTCAATCCGGTCAATTCTTCCTGCTGCCCGCAGAGCTCAAGCACCGGGTACAGGTTCTCTCCCAGCCTGACGCCCTGTTTCTTGGAGTCCATTTTGATTTCTACAATGAGCTGCTGATCGCCAAGGATGAAGACATTATCGTGTACGGAGATCCCGATGAACCGGTTCACTACTGCAGCATGCCGCAGAGCCCTGAGTTTCAGGAGTGGCTCTCCCCCGGCAGCCTGCATGCGACTCCTGAGATGTATAGCCTGCTGAGCACGATTATCCATGAATTCACCCAGCGACCAGCCGGCTATATGATGTGCTGCCAGGGCCTGCTGCTGCAGCTGTTCGCTCAGATGTCGAGAGCTATTCACCAGCATCATCGGACAGGAGCCAGCGCCGGCATGCAGCTGGCGATCACGCGTCTGGCCGCAGCCATCGAACAGAATGTCGCCGAACACTGGTGTAACGAGAAGATGGCCGACCTGCTGAATATTAATGTGGATTATATGGGACGGTTATTTAAGAAGTGCACGGGACTTAGCCCCAATAAATTCGTCCAGCAAATCCGCCACGCTGAAGCCAAGCGCCTGCTGCGGGAAACCAGCGACACGATTGAAGCCGTCGGCTATGCCGTGGGCTATAAGGATGTTCATTATTTCGTACGTATTTTTCATAAATGGGAGGGCATGCCTCCTGGAGAGTATCGTAAATTCTGCCGCCTGCTATAGCCATGCCTACAGCGGAGGAGGAGTTCTTTCATTCCCCGAAGGCTTTCGTACAGCGTCTGGCTCCGTGACATGTGATCCCGGTTCACCGGATGCTCCTATTCAACCAACAAAAGGACGTTCCCCAAACGATCCTTCGACCTTGAGAAACGTCCTTTATGCTTAGGCGATCAGCCTTTCACCCCCGAGAAGGAAACTCCCTTCTCAATGTATTTCTGCGCGAACAGAAAGATCAGCAGCAGCGGAATCATGGACACCAGAGCGCTCGCCATCAGCATGTTCTGCAGCACGCTAGGCTGGTTCTGAAGATCATTCAGCGCAACGGTAAACGTCCAGTATTTCGGAGAGCTATTCACGACGAGCGGCCACAGAAATTCGTTCCACACAGGAATGAAGGTCATCACCGCCACCGTAGTGAAGATTGGAATTGAAAGCGGCGTTACAATCTGAATAAAGGTTCTCCACTCTGTGGCTCCATCGACTCTGGCAGCCTGCAGCAGCTCCTTCGAGATCTGCTCGAAAAATCCTTTGAACAGGAAAATGACAATCCCCCAGGCTGTATGCGGCAAAATGACGGCAAGCAGGGAGTTAACCAGGCCCAAATCCTTCATAAGCAGGTACAGCGGCAGCAGGAGTGAGATATCCGGAATCATAATTGTCGCGAGAAAGAACATCACCCAGAAGAACTTCCACCGCTTGCTCTCGATCAGGTGAGCCAGTGCATATCCGGCCAATCCACCGAGCACAAGCTGGACAAGCACGCTGGACACCGTAATAATCGTGCTGTTCAGGAAATACTGTGCAAATCCGAGAGGCCCTGCTGTATCCTGTGCGACTTTGTTCAAGGCCAGATAGCTGCTGAATACGGAAATCCAGCTGTCGTCCTCTTGAATCGACACCACTTGTCCCTTCACCAGCTCATTGGACTGATAAAAGGTTGAGAAGCGGCTCGCCAGATCGGTTTCCGCGATGGCCGCCGTAGCTTTCACCGCTCCCCCCTCTTCCCCCTTCCATTGAAACTCTGACAGCTTCTGCTCGCGAATCACAGGCAGCTTCCGGTCCATCATCGTCTCATTAAAAATCGTGGTCGGCACAACCTTCGGCTGACCGACAAGAAACATGGAGGATACCGTCTCAGCAGTATAGATAACCTTGCCGTCCTTAATGCCCGTGACCTGAACATCCCCGATGCTCTCGCGGATGTTCTTCATCCACGGATACCACATGGCCCGCATGGCATCCTTCTCATAGAACTCCGGATCACTTTCAGTCGTGCCGGTATAGTCAATGGTGACGTCGATTGACTGAGGAATACTCGGCAGCCATTTGGGTGGATAGGAGTTAAT is part of the Paenibacillus algicola genome and harbors:
- a CDS encoding glycoside hydrolase family 117 protein — encoded protein: MKKESAATIRARQYTKNADWFCDFAYEPITGLEYEEGVHRRDPSSVIKVQDQYYVWYTRSVGEAVGFGTGDPEAKVFPWDQSEVWYAVSPDGTHWKEQGLAVGRGPKGSFDDRSVFTPEILHHGDKFYLVYQVIEGQYLLRKYENIAMAVAESPEGPWRKLDAPILRPAMNGEWFGDDDNRLTVKHKGDFDSLKVHDPVLFHYNHQFWLYYKGEQKGEEMTFGGRTTKWGVAIADHPEGPYVKSEYNPVTNSGHETLLWHYRGGMAGLLSTDGPEKNTIQYAHDGINFEIEAVIKNPPEAAGPYRTDETDRGPLEGIRWGLCHNVHSKWNYILKFRTVEDYKHHYANKVNPEVLWLGKKAKHQD
- a CDS encoding phytanoyl-CoA dioxygenase family protein, whose amino-acid sequence is MSDLSNLPELSSEYSLSQEQIKQFQEKGHLKLTGVASQEEVAVYRELIGEKVKELNYHDKPVEERDTYGKAFIQISNIWEKSAEIQRFVFARRFAKIAADLLGVDGVRIYHDQALFKEPGGGITPWHQDQIYWPVDTDNFVTMWMPLVPVSQDVGSMNFASGSHKYGYISKLAISDESQKTLGQYIEAKGLEVENYGALEAGDATWHYGWTLHSAPGNPTSTMREVMTIIYYADDAKVLEPDSNARKSDLKRWLPELSPGDLAASKLNPIVYKKGM
- a CDS encoding helix-turn-helix transcriptional regulator, whose protein sequence is MQAPMLPPLNPVVHWAQQHRQAKERVIQRRIRDFEILLLEHGEVEVEIQGREPFLVQSGQFFLLPAELKHRVQVLSQPDALFLGVHFDFYNELLIAKDEDIIVYGDPDEPVHYCSMPQSPEFQEWLSPGSLHATPEMYSLLSTIIHEFTQRPAGYMMCCQGLLLQLFAQMSRAIHQHHRTGASAGMQLAITRLAAAIEQNVAEHWCNEKMADLLNINVDYMGRLFKKCTGLSPNKFVQQIRHAEAKRLLRETSDTIEAVGYAVGYKDVHYFVRIFHKWEGMPPGEYRKFCRLL
- a CDS encoding carbohydrate ABC transporter permease, translating into MEPTTIKEKGGRSLKITAYVVTITFVIFALIPTLWMFASSLKTEKDINSYPPKWLPSIPQSIDVTIDYTGTTESDPEFYEKDAMRAMWYPWMKNIRESIGDVQVTGIKDGKVIYTAETVSSMFLVGQPKVVPTTIFNETMMDRKLPVIREQKLSEFQWKGEEGGAVKATAAIAETDLASRFSTFYQSNELVKGQVVSIQEDDSWISVFSSYLALNKVAQDTAGPLGFAQYFLNSTIITVSSVLVQLVLGGLAGYALAHLIESKRWKFFWVMFFLATIMIPDISLLLPLYLLMKDLGLVNSLLAVILPHTAWGIVIFLFKGFFEQISKELLQAARVDGATEWRTFIQIVTPLSIPIFTTVAVMTFIPVWNEFLWPLVVNSSPKYWTFTVALNDLQNQPSVLQNMLMASALVSMIPLLLIFLFAQKYIEKGVSFSGVKG